The Candidatus Mycolicibacterium alkanivorans genome contains a region encoding:
- the groL gene encoding chaperonin GroEL (60 kDa chaperone family; promotes refolding of misfolded polypeptides especially under stressful conditions; forms two stacked rings of heptamers to form a barrel-shaped 14mer; ends can be capped by GroES; misfolded proteins enter the barrel where they are refolded when GroES binds), whose translation MAKTIAFDEDARRALERGVDKLADAVKVTLGPKGRNVVLGRHLAKPLVTNDGVTVARGIQLGDPYEKMGAELVKEVAKKTDDVAGDGTTTATVLAQAMVHEGLRNIAAGANPMAIRRGITAGLANVIRAIGEAARPVETTEQIAATATISSGDPAIGNLVAAALDKVGTHGIITAEASDTIGLTLELVEGVRFEKGYLSPYFVTDFERLEVVLDNPYILFVSSVISSVRQLMPIVEKVMKSGRPLVIVAEDVTDDALATLVVNNVRGTFTSAAVKSPGFGDRRELMLRDMAILTGGEVISEAIGVTVEAASLDLLGTARRVLITKNDTSIIGGAGDPAAIAGRIKEITTAIEASTDDYDTDKLRERLAKLSAAAAVIRIGAATEIELKERKHRVEDAVRNARAATEEGVVAGGGVALLQASTTAFDTLDLTGDEATGANVLRIALQAPLKQIAINAGLEGGVVIDKVRRLPIGHGLNAATGHYGDMIAAGIIDPLKVTRLALENAASIAAIFLTAEVLIADKPQIPLSEMPPL comes from the coding sequence GTGGCTAAGACAATCGCCTTCGACGAGGATGCCCGGCGGGCTTTGGAGCGTGGGGTGGACAAACTCGCGGACGCCGTCAAGGTCACCCTGGGCCCCAAGGGCCGCAATGTCGTGCTCGGTCGTCACCTGGCGAAACCGCTTGTGACCAACGACGGCGTCACCGTTGCGCGCGGTATCCAACTCGGCGACCCCTACGAAAAGATGGGCGCCGAACTGGTCAAAGAGGTCGCCAAGAAGACCGACGACGTCGCCGGTGATGGTACGACCACCGCCACCGTGCTGGCCCAGGCCATGGTGCACGAAGGGCTGCGCAACATCGCCGCCGGCGCCAACCCGATGGCGATCAGGCGGGGCATCACCGCTGGGTTGGCCAATGTCATCCGGGCGATCGGCGAGGCTGCTCGACCAGTCGAAACCACCGAACAGATCGCCGCGACCGCCACGATCTCCTCGGGCGACCCGGCTATCGGGAACCTTGTTGCCGCGGCGTTGGACAAGGTCGGTACGCACGGCATCATCACCGCGGAGGCATCGGACACGATCGGCCTGACCCTTGAGCTCGTCGAGGGTGTGCGATTCGAGAAGGGCTACCTCAGTCCGTACTTCGTGACCGACTTCGAACGGCTCGAGGTCGTCCTGGACAACCCGTACATTCTTTTCGTCTCATCGGTGATCAGCTCGGTGCGGCAGCTGATGCCGATCGTGGAAAAGGTGATGAAATCCGGTCGTCCGCTGGTCATCGTGGCCGAAGACGTCACCGACGATGCGCTGGCGACCTTGGTCGTCAACAACGTGCGCGGCACGTTCACCTCAGCGGCGGTGAAGTCGCCCGGTTTCGGCGACCGGCGTGAGTTGATGCTGCGCGACATGGCCATCCTCACCGGTGGCGAAGTCATCTCCGAGGCCATCGGAGTGACCGTCGAGGCCGCGAGCCTCGACTTGCTCGGAACCGCCCGTCGGGTGCTGATCACCAAAAACGACACCTCCATCATCGGCGGCGCCGGCGACCCCGCCGCGATCGCCGGGCGGATCAAGGAAATCACCACCGCGATCGAGGCCTCGACCGACGATTACGACACCGACAAACTCCGGGAACGCCTGGCCAAGCTCAGCGCCGCGGCGGCGGTGATCCGGATCGGCGCCGCAACCGAGATCGAACTCAAAGAACGCAAACATCGGGTCGAGGACGCCGTGCGCAACGCGAGGGCCGCAACCGAGGAAGGCGTCGTGGCCGGCGGGGGTGTCGCATTGCTGCAAGCATCCACGACCGCCTTCGACACACTCGACCTCACCGGCGACGAGGCGACCGGCGCCAACGTCTTACGGATTGCTCTGCAGGCACCGCTGAAACAGATCGCCATCAACGCCGGACTAGAAGGAGGCGTTGTCATCGACAAGGTCAGACGCCTACCAATCGGGCACGGCCTAAACGCCGCAACCGGACACTACGGCGACATGATCGCCGCCGGAATCATAGACCCACTCAAGGTAACCCGACTAGCACTGGAAAACGCGGCGTCCATCGCAGCGATATTCCTGACCGCCGAAGTACTCATCGCCGACAAACCCCAAATCCCGCTATCAGAAATGCCCCCACTCTAA
- a CDS encoding NDMA-dependent alcohol dehydrogenase, with product MKTTAAVLLEPGKPFEIMELDLDGPGVGEVLIKYTAAGLCHSDLHLTDGDLPPRYPIVGGHEGAGIIEDVGPGVTKVKPGDHVVCSFIPNCGTCRYCATGRSSLCDMGATILEGCMPDGSFRLHRDGLDFGAMCMLGTFSERATVSEHSVVKIDDWLPLETAVVVGCGVPTGWGTSVYAGGVRSGDTTVIYGVGGLGINAVQGAVSAGAKYVVVVDPVAFKRDTAMKFGATHAFADAATAAAKVKELTWGQGADQALILVGTVDEEVVSAATAVIGKGGTVVITGLADPAKLTVHVSGCDLTLNEKTIRGTLFGSSNPQYDIVRLLRLYDAGQLKLDELITTRYTLDQVNEGYQDLRDGKNIRGVIIHA from the coding sequence GTGAAGACCACCGCGGCAGTGTTGCTGGAGCCGGGGAAACCGTTCGAGATCATGGAGCTCGACCTCGATGGTCCCGGTGTTGGCGAGGTGCTGATCAAGTACACCGCCGCCGGGTTGTGCCATTCGGACCTGCACTTGACCGACGGTGATCTGCCGCCGCGGTATCCCATTGTCGGGGGCCATGAGGGGGCGGGCATCATCGAGGACGTCGGGCCCGGGGTCACCAAGGTCAAGCCGGGTGATCACGTCGTGTGCAGCTTCATCCCGAACTGTGGAACCTGCCGGTACTGCGCGACGGGACGGTCCAGCCTGTGCGACATGGGCGCCACCATCCTCGAAGGGTGCATGCCCGACGGCAGTTTCCGGTTGCACCGCGACGGGCTGGATTTCGGGGCGATGTGCATGCTGGGCACATTTTCTGAACGCGCGACTGTCTCCGAGCATTCGGTGGTCAAGATCGATGACTGGCTGCCGCTTGAGACGGCGGTGGTGGTGGGTTGCGGTGTTCCGACCGGCTGGGGCACTTCGGTGTACGCCGGCGGGGTGCGCTCTGGTGATACCACCGTCATCTATGGTGTCGGTGGGCTGGGTATCAACGCTGTCCAAGGTGCGGTCAGTGCGGGCGCGAAGTACGTCGTGGTCGTCGATCCGGTGGCGTTCAAACGTGACACCGCCATGAAATTCGGTGCCACCCATGCCTTCGCCGACGCCGCTACCGCGGCGGCCAAGGTCAAGGAGCTCACCTGGGGGCAGGGGGCCGACCAGGCGCTGATCTTGGTTGGCACCGTCGATGAGGAGGTGGTGAGCGCGGCGACTGCGGTGATCGGTAAGGGCGGCACCGTGGTCATCACCGGGCTGGCGGACCCGGCGAAACTCACCGTGCACGTCTCGGGTTGCGATCTGACTCTCAATGAGAAGACGATCAGGGGCACACTGTTCGGCTCGTCCAACCCGCAGTACGACATCGTACGGTTGCTCCGTCTCTACGACGCCGGCCAACTCAAACTCGACGAGTTGATCACCACCCGATACACCCTCGACCAGGTCAACGAGGGCTATCAGGACCTGCGAGACGGCAAGAACATCCGCGGTGTGATCATCCACGCCTGA
- a CDS encoding aldehyde dehydrogenase family protein has protein sequence MTAVTEHPVLPEVRGFLRGSKKLLIGGRWVDAASGETFPTIDPATGAVLTEVAHGQAEDVDRAVRAAREAFDTGAWPAMKPNQRERLLWRVGDILSDRAAEFGQLEALDNGKSAGIATAVDVAWSADVFRYYAGWATKIEGSTVTVSMPFSPGGEFHAYTLREPVGVCGLIVPWNFPLLMAAWKLAPALAAGNTVILKPAEQTPLTALLLGEVFQEAGFPPGVVNIVTGFGDAGAALSGHGAVDKIAFTGSTEVGKKIVDAAKGNLKKVSLELGGKSANVVFADADFELAVEGSLNAWLFNHGQCCVAGTRLYVEDTIFGEFTGAVAEAASKVKIGPGMDPSTELGPLISQEQFDKVTGYLRQGLADGARALTGGKRWGETGFFVEPTVFVDVEPEFSVVREEIFGPVVTALPFEADNGVIAAANNSIYGLAAGIWTKDISKAHRTAKKLKAGSVWINQYNGFDTAMPFGGYKQSGWGRELGGAALDLYTQVKSVNIAL, from the coding sequence GTGACAGCTGTGACAGAGCACCCGGTGCTGCCGGAGGTTCGCGGGTTTCTGCGTGGCAGCAAGAAGCTGTTGATTGGCGGCCGGTGGGTGGACGCGGCGTCGGGTGAGACGTTCCCCACCATCGACCCGGCTACCGGGGCGGTACTGACCGAGGTCGCCCATGGGCAGGCTGAGGACGTCGATCGGGCGGTCCGCGCTGCCCGGGAGGCGTTCGACACCGGTGCGTGGCCGGCGATGAAACCCAACCAACGTGAACGTTTGTTGTGGCGGGTGGGCGACATTCTCAGTGACCGTGCAGCGGAGTTCGGCCAGCTTGAGGCACTCGACAACGGCAAGTCGGCGGGGATCGCCACCGCGGTCGACGTCGCGTGGTCGGCCGATGTGTTCCGTTATTACGCCGGCTGGGCTACCAAGATCGAGGGTTCCACCGTCACTGTCTCGATGCCGTTTTCTCCCGGTGGGGAGTTTCACGCTTACACGCTGCGTGAGCCGGTCGGTGTGTGCGGGCTCATCGTGCCGTGGAATTTCCCGTTGTTGATGGCGGCGTGGAAGCTGGCCCCTGCCCTGGCCGCCGGGAACACGGTGATCCTCAAACCCGCCGAGCAGACGCCGCTGACCGCATTGCTTCTTGGCGAGGTGTTCCAGGAAGCTGGGTTCCCCCCCGGGGTGGTCAACATCGTCACCGGGTTCGGGGATGCGGGTGCGGCGCTGTCCGGGCACGGTGCTGTCGACAAGATCGCGTTCACCGGCTCGACGGAGGTCGGTAAGAAGATCGTCGATGCGGCCAAAGGCAACTTGAAGAAGGTTTCGTTGGAACTGGGCGGCAAGAGCGCCAACGTGGTCTTCGCTGACGCCGACTTCGAGTTGGCCGTGGAGGGTTCGCTGAACGCCTGGTTGTTCAACCACGGGCAGTGCTGTGTCGCGGGTACGCGGCTCTACGTGGAGGACACGATCTTCGGTGAGTTCACCGGGGCGGTGGCCGAAGCGGCGAGCAAGGTCAAGATCGGTCCGGGGATGGATCCGTCGACCGAACTTGGTCCGCTGATTTCGCAGGAGCAGTTCGACAAGGTCACGGGCTATCTGAGGCAGGGGCTGGCCGATGGCGCGCGGGCGCTGACCGGTGGTAAACGGTGGGGCGAGACCGGGTTTTTCGTCGAGCCGACGGTGTTTGTTGACGTCGAACCCGAGTTCAGTGTGGTCCGCGAAGAAATCTTCGGCCCGGTGGTGACGGCGCTGCCATTCGAGGCGGACAACGGTGTCATAGCCGCGGCCAACAACAGCATCTACGGTCTGGCCGCTGGCATTTGGACCAAGGACATCTCCAAGGCGCACCGGACTGCCAAGAAACTCAAGGCGGGTTCGGTGTGGATCAACCAGTACAACGGTTTCGATACCGCGATGCCGTTCGGCGGCTACAAGCAGTCCGGCTGGGGCCGTGAACTCGGCGGTGCTGCGCTGGATCTGTACACGCAGGTCAAATCCGTCAACATCGCCCTGTGA
- a CDS encoding 2Fe-2S iron-sulfur cluster-binding protein, translated as MARVTLVPTGEEFPVGEGEDILTAALHHGVNLQYGCRHGNCSSCKHWLLEGDVDDSAASVYAIPRDEREDGAILLCCTFAKSDLVIEIDQHGGVETLPPMTPPSPRRATVLGLRSLTPGLVELRVALDEPLSFRAGQYAEFTLDGGERRSYSLLSPPSSGSELTFCVKRVPNGVFSAVLDGLELGSELHLEAPFGTMFLRESGRPVIAVGIGSGIAPLLSMLSDAADQNCEVPIRFYYGARSSGDLVYVEELAELATRLKDFQFIPCLSQGTAEALPPNGRTGRVTRAIAEDIRDASLYDAYLCGAPEMCDAVGRLLEAKGLPGARIHADKFYPAVESAPVSA; from the coding sequence ATGGCACGTGTCACCCTGGTACCGACGGGGGAGGAGTTCCCCGTCGGTGAGGGCGAAGATATCCTCACCGCCGCGCTGCATCACGGCGTCAATTTGCAGTATGGGTGTCGGCATGGGAACTGTTCCTCGTGTAAGCACTGGTTGCTTGAGGGTGACGTCGATGATTCGGCGGCGTCGGTGTATGCGATCCCGCGTGATGAACGTGAGGATGGGGCGATCTTGCTGTGCTGCACGTTCGCCAAGAGTGATCTGGTGATCGAGATTGACCAGCATGGCGGTGTGGAGACACTTCCGCCGATGACACCGCCCAGTCCGCGGCGGGCCACGGTGTTGGGGTTGCGTTCGCTGACACCGGGGTTGGTTGAGTTGCGGGTGGCTTTGGATGAGCCGTTGAGTTTTCGGGCGGGCCAGTACGCGGAGTTCACTCTCGATGGTGGGGAACGTCGTTCGTACTCGCTGCTGAGTCCGCCGAGTTCGGGAAGTGAGCTGACGTTTTGTGTCAAACGGGTGCCCAATGGGGTGTTCAGCGCCGTGCTCGACGGGCTCGAGCTGGGGTCTGAGCTGCACCTGGAGGCCCCGTTTGGCACGATGTTCCTGCGTGAGAGCGGTCGCCCGGTGATCGCGGTCGGGATCGGCTCGGGGATCGCGCCGCTGTTGTCGATGTTGTCTGATGCGGCCGATCAGAATTGCGAGGTCCCGATCCGCTTCTACTATGGCGCTCGTAGCAGCGGTGATCTGGTGTATGTCGAGGAGTTGGCTGAACTGGCGACGCGGTTGAAGGATTTCCAGTTCATCCCGTGTCTGTCGCAGGGCACCGCCGAGGCGTTGCCGCCGAATGGCCGCACGGGCCGGGTTACCCGGGCGATCGCCGAAGATATTCGGGATGCCTCGCTGTATGACGCCTACCTGTGCGGGGCACCCGAAATGTGTGACGCGGTCGGGCGTCTGCTGGAAGCCAAGGGTCTGCCGGGGGCGCGTATTCACGCCGATAAGTTCTATCCGGCCGTCGAGTCGGCCCCGGTGTCGGCGTGA
- a CDS encoding MmoB/DmpM family protein gives MSGTQEHGRRTIGLVLMKSEEAQATVHYVSEECPGIRVQDRGTFFLLETEGTIRIPLAEVEEYLGKPLTMSRFLVCMSSYYGRAHVEDDAFVVTADMSQLEPAKI, from the coding sequence ATGAGCGGCACCCAGGAACACGGGCGTAGGACGATCGGGCTTGTCTTGATGAAAAGTGAGGAGGCGCAGGCGACTGTGCATTATGTGAGTGAGGAGTGCCCCGGGATTCGGGTGCAGGATCGGGGTACGTTTTTCCTGCTGGAGACGGAGGGGACGATCCGTATCCCGCTGGCTGAGGTGGAGGAGTATCTGGGTAAGCCGTTGACGATGTCACGGTTTTTGGTGTGCATGTCCAGTTATTACGGGCGGGCGCATGTCGAAGATGATGCGTTTGTGGTCACTGCCGACATGTCGCAACTTGAACCGGCGAAGATCTGA
- a CDS encoding aromatic/alkene monooxygenase hydroxylase subunit beta codes for MSAELISEGVEAETVGEGFYSARDLTYIRPQKRRLSEYEGVICNTQPDLGQFDSGGWYLLRPDGLGCQDARTTALVHPNWFEYRDPSGLWQRPYIKLQAQQERSIQGAITSAKANGALAEIEPEWLDLVSRYYEALASFEWGMFKAHAFVTREALSDTLSMAYTFSGMDRLRHQQDIALYSLDLHEQAPGYTEGLGAGVWLGDPACQGARRLVERLLSLRDWGEMVVMTNLVVEPLCTTVIGSEFFRRFAPLHGDVVIPVIEMTAEADRRRNRAATQALVKMLTADSDRSGRPVPAAGNRELMQGWVDSWYPDALAAVDAFLPVFDAVRAGSGFAERARQQVVGTTADILATAGLQVPAGVRS; via the coding sequence ATGAGCGCGGAACTGATTTCGGAGGGTGTGGAGGCTGAGACGGTGGGTGAGGGTTTTTATTCGGCCCGGGATTTGACTTATATTCGTCCGCAGAAGCGTCGGCTCTCTGAGTATGAGGGGGTCATCTGCAATACGCAGCCGGATTTGGGCCAGTTTGATTCTGGTGGCTGGTATCTGTTGAGGCCGGATGGTTTGGGTTGTCAGGATGCCCGGACCACCGCGTTGGTGCATCCGAACTGGTTTGAGTATCGCGATCCGTCTGGTTTGTGGCAGCGTCCGTACATCAAGTTGCAGGCCCAGCAGGAGCGGTCTATCCAGGGGGCGATCACCTCGGCGAAGGCCAATGGCGCGTTGGCCGAGATTGAGCCGGAGTGGCTTGATCTGGTGTCGCGCTATTACGAAGCGTTGGCGTCGTTTGAGTGGGGGATGTTCAAGGCGCATGCCTTTGTCACCCGGGAAGCGTTGTCGGACACTTTGTCGATGGCCTATACGTTCAGTGGGATGGATCGGTTGCGTCATCAGCAGGACATCGCGTTGTACAGCTTGGATCTCCATGAGCAGGCACCGGGTTACACCGAGGGCCTCGGTGCGGGGGTCTGGCTCGGTGATCCGGCGTGTCAGGGGGCGCGTCGGCTGGTGGAGAGGCTGCTGTCGTTGCGTGATTGGGGTGAAATGGTTGTGATGACGAACCTGGTGGTGGAGCCGTTGTGTACCACTGTGATCGGTAGCGAGTTCTTTCGGCGTTTCGCTCCGCTGCATGGGGATGTGGTGATCCCGGTGATCGAGATGACCGCGGAGGCCGATCGGCGTCGCAACCGGGCCGCCACCCAGGCTTTGGTCAAGATGCTCACCGCTGATAGCGATCGTTCCGGTCGGCCGGTGCCGGCTGCGGGTAATCGTGAGTTGATGCAGGGTTGGGTTGATTCTTGGTATCCGGATGCGTTGGCGGCTGTTGATGCGTTCTTGCCGGTCTTTGATGCTGTTCGTGCGGGATCGGGGTTCGCAGAACGGGCCCGACAGCAGGTTGTCGGCACGACCGCTGACATCTTGGCGACGGCCGGTCTGCAGGTTCCCGCGGGGGTGAGGTCATGA
- a CDS encoding aromatic/alkene/methane monooxygenase hydroxylase/oxygenase subunit alpha, producing MTASITTQHEKIKSFDWEPSYFRRDALYPTKYKIPPKTKDPFRTLVRDYVGMEEEKDDRQYGALEDALSRMNNSGQAEPRFMEILKPVLSLVDFGEYAAMKCTAMLVDTVENPELRQGFLAQMIDEVRHVNQEAYLMRYFAKHAPDPAGFNSGFQTRASDPIGRPGRAVFEAFMNDDPITNALNLQVVTETAYTNPLFVAVTEVAAANGDQATPSVFLSVQSDEARHMANGYSTLAAVLSEPENLPMLQEDFDTAFWRQHAFLDNFQGAVYDYFSKVRLKSYKEYWDQWLWDDWAGSYIERLEPFGLKVPRWIHDAKRHVEWGGHSAAMVSAALWPVHAWRSDYMTDEDFAYLEEKYPGWEGHFGPFWTAYREMGDPRKGHLALELFSEMPPICRVCQMPCVFPRPDINEVRLSVDAAGQRHAFCSEACQHIFRQAPQRHTGMTWWEVNDGVELARYVEDNGLLRADGRTLMGQPHVHTDDRWLWTIEDIRRTGFVIQDPLKALPADAFAADI from the coding sequence ATGACCGCATCGATCACGACGCAGCACGAGAAGATCAAGTCCTTCGATTGGGAGCCGAGTTATTTTCGGCGTGATGCGTTGTATCCGACGAAGTATAAGATCCCGCCGAAGACTAAGGATCCGTTCCGCACCTTGGTCCGGGATTATGTCGGGATGGAGGAGGAGAAGGACGATCGGCAGTATGGTGCGCTCGAGGATGCGTTGAGTCGGATGAACAATTCCGGCCAGGCTGAGCCCCGTTTTATGGAGATCCTGAAGCCGGTGCTGTCGTTGGTCGATTTTGGTGAGTATGCGGCGATGAAGTGCACTGCGATGCTTGTCGATACGGTGGAGAATCCGGAGCTGCGTCAGGGTTTTCTGGCGCAGATGATCGATGAGGTGCGCCATGTCAATCAAGAGGCGTACTTGATGCGGTATTTCGCTAAGCATGCTCCGGATCCGGCTGGGTTCAACTCGGGGTTTCAGACGCGTGCTTCCGATCCGATTGGGCGGCCGGGTCGGGCGGTGTTTGAGGCGTTTATGAATGACGATCCGATCACTAATGCCCTGAATCTGCAGGTTGTGACCGAGACTGCGTATACCAATCCGTTGTTTGTGGCGGTGACTGAGGTGGCGGCCGCGAATGGGGATCAGGCGACGCCGTCGGTGTTTTTGTCGGTGCAGTCTGATGAGGCTCGGCACATGGCCAACGGGTATTCGACGCTTGCGGCTGTGTTGAGCGAGCCGGAGAACCTGCCGATGCTTCAGGAGGACTTCGACACGGCGTTTTGGCGTCAGCATGCTTTTCTGGATAATTTCCAGGGGGCGGTTTACGACTATTTTTCGAAGGTTCGGTTGAAGTCGTATAAGGAGTATTGGGATCAGTGGCTCTGGGACGACTGGGCGGGTAGTTACATTGAGCGGTTGGAGCCGTTCGGTTTGAAGGTGCCGCGCTGGATTCATGATGCGAAGCGGCATGTGGAGTGGGGCGGGCATTCCGCGGCGATGGTGTCTGCGGCGTTGTGGCCGGTGCATGCTTGGCGGTCGGATTACATGACTGATGAGGATTTCGCTTATCTTGAGGAAAAGTATCCGGGGTGGGAAGGGCATTTCGGCCCGTTCTGGACGGCGTACCGTGAGATGGGCGATCCGCGCAAGGGTCATTTGGCGTTGGAGTTGTTCTCTGAGATGCCGCCGATTTGTCGGGTTTGCCAGATGCCGTGCGTGTTCCCGCGTCCGGATATCAATGAGGTCCGGTTGTCGGTTGATGCGGCCGGCCAGCGGCATGCTTTCTGCTCGGAGGCGTGCCAGCACATCTTCCGGCAGGCGCCGCAGCGTCATACGGGTATGACGTGGTGGGAGGTCAATGATGGTGTCGAGTTGGCCCGCTACGTTGAGGATAACGGCTTGTTGCGCGCGGATGGTCGGACCTTGATGGGTCAGCCTCATGTGCACACCGATGACCGGTGGTTGTGGACGATCGAGGATATCCGGCGGACCGGATTTGTCATTCAGGATCCGCTCAAGGCACTGCCTGCTGATGCATTCGCGGCGGATATCTGA
- a CDS encoding FadR/GntR family transcriptional regulator has protein sequence MDSHIDKAVDTSETPHAVRRQTRVPKASDVLADRLRAQILGRAMRPGDQLASEAELISEEGFSRGTVREALRLLESDGLIEIRRGPRGGVRVTRPDMRQISRSVALLLTLAETTTGKFCEFRKLLEPAVAAVAARSATDEQRGWLLATADATSRNGSWEPSVEFHEALAVCSNNEVLRLVIAMFEQELSWHVPGESLSELDMEDTRRAHQSIARAVAAGDADRASSAMLRHLNQFERMLEANGRLDEPLLPRERWLQ, from the coding sequence TTGGACAGCCACATCGACAAGGCGGTAGACACATCTGAAACGCCGCATGCAGTACGCCGCCAGACCAGAGTACCCAAGGCGTCAGATGTTCTGGCCGACCGGCTCCGTGCACAAATCCTCGGCCGCGCGATGAGGCCTGGCGACCAGTTGGCTTCGGAAGCGGAGTTGATCTCCGAGGAGGGCTTCAGCAGAGGCACTGTGCGGGAGGCGCTGCGCTTGCTCGAATCCGATGGTTTGATCGAGATCCGCCGAGGCCCACGCGGTGGCGTTCGGGTAACTCGTCCCGACATGCGGCAGATCAGCAGATCCGTTGCGCTACTACTGACCCTGGCCGAAACCACAACCGGAAAGTTCTGCGAGTTCCGCAAACTCCTCGAACCCGCTGTCGCCGCTGTTGCAGCCCGATCAGCCACCGACGAGCAGCGCGGCTGGCTGCTCGCGACTGCTGACGCCACGTCTCGAAACGGTTCTTGGGAACCATCGGTAGAGTTCCACGAGGCGCTCGCGGTGTGCAGCAACAACGAGGTCTTGCGGCTCGTCATCGCGATGTTCGAACAGGAGTTGTCGTGGCACGTCCCCGGTGAGTCGCTCAGCGAGCTAGACATGGAGGATACCCGCCGGGCGCACCAAAGCATCGCGCGTGCGGTGGCTGCCGGCGACGCAGACCGCGCGTCGAGCGCAATGCTGCGTCATCTGAACCAGTTCGAGCGAATGCTCGAGGCGAACGGCCGCCTCGACGAGCCGCTGCTCCCCCGAGAGCGTTGGCTCCAGTGA
- a CDS encoding 2Fe-2S iron-sulfur cluster-binding protein, which yields MYSARVEPGGTDFSIKPGESILDAALRSGVALKYGCRHGNCSSCKYLVTDGEVDYGNASPYSLSNAERDEGWVLLCCATALDDLEIQDDRVFDQRQRPLITPGEFDGQVIGIDKLTPSLRRLRIRTEQPVAFYAGQFMEIAVPDAVGQWRSYSLASAPGAAQKLEFVIKVIDGGAFSGQLDVLAVGTRLRGRGPFGGGYLREGDRPVLLVASGSGISPILSMLEHAAQRGDERRFTLFYGARIAAELPCEDRMEELRGMLDLTYCPVLSKPTPECGWTAEPSRVTTEVRRRIGDGAPYDAYVCGKPEMCDAVIALLEAKGTPEATIFSDKFFPAVENHV from the coding sequence ATGTACTCGGCCCGGGTCGAACCCGGCGGCACAGATTTCTCGATAAAGCCCGGCGAGTCGATCCTGGACGCCGCGCTGCGCAGCGGGGTCGCGCTGAAGTACGGCTGTCGGCACGGCAACTGTTCCAGCTGTAAGTACCTGGTGACAGACGGCGAGGTGGATTACGGCAACGCGTCGCCATATTCGCTGTCCAACGCGGAGCGGGATGAGGGCTGGGTGCTGCTGTGCTGCGCGACTGCCCTCGACGACCTAGAGATCCAGGATGACCGGGTATTCGATCAGCGGCAACGGCCGCTGATCACACCCGGGGAGTTCGACGGGCAAGTGATCGGGATCGACAAACTGACACCGTCGCTGCGTCGGTTGCGGATCCGTACCGAGCAGCCGGTCGCCTTTTACGCGGGCCAGTTCATGGAGATCGCGGTGCCGGACGCGGTAGGTCAATGGCGGTCCTACTCCCTGGCTTCTGCGCCCGGCGCCGCGCAGAAGCTCGAGTTCGTCATCAAGGTGATCGACGGCGGTGCCTTCTCGGGACAGCTTGACGTGCTGGCGGTGGGCACTCGACTGCGGGGTCGGGGTCCATTCGGTGGCGGTTATCTGCGGGAGGGGGACCGTCCGGTCCTGCTGGTAGCCAGCGGCTCCGGCATCTCGCCAATCCTGTCAATGCTGGAGCACGCGGCCCAGCGCGGGGACGAGCGTAGGTTCACTTTGTTCTACGGGGCTCGGATAGCGGCGGAGCTTCCGTGCGAGGACCGCATGGAAGAGCTTCGCGGGATGCTCGACCTGACGTATTGCCCGGTGCTATCCAAACCGACGCCGGAATGTGGCTGGACCGCTGAACCCTCGCGAGTAACCACCGAAGTCCGGCGTCGGATCGGTGACGGTGCCCCATATGACGCCTACGTCTGTGGCAAGCCCGAGATGTGCGACGCGGTCATCGCACTGCTCGAAGCAAAAGGTACTCCGGAAGCGACGATCTTCAGCGACAAGTTCTTTCCCGCCGTGGAAAACCACGTATAG
- a CDS encoding MmoB/DmpM family protein, which yields MSAPTKAADSKVAMVLMKSEEADATIDVLTVDHPDVKIVDQGPYWYLEHPTEIRVDMARVSEEMGGKDITIGQWLVVMSTFVGRAETDDDSFRVTSEMLELNEPVPATAG from the coding sequence ATGAGCGCACCGACCAAAGCCGCTGACAGCAAGGTTGCGATGGTGCTGATGAAGAGCGAGGAGGCCGACGCCACCATCGACGTGCTCACGGTCGACCATCCCGATGTCAAGATCGTCGATCAGGGGCCCTACTGGTACTTGGAACACCCGACCGAGATCCGCGTCGACATGGCCCGCGTGTCGGAGGAGATGGGTGGCAAAGACATCACCATCGGCCAATGGCTGGTGGTGATGTCGACCTTCGTCGGCCGGGCCGAGACTGACGACGACAGCTTCCGGGTCACCTCGGAGATGCTGGAACTCAACGAGCCCGTGCCCGCTACGGCGGGCTAA